A single Arcanobacterium canis DNA region contains:
- a CDS encoding DUF2469 domain-containing protein, whose amino-acid sequence MGEIENYESDAELALYREYREVVNLFRYVVETERRFYLANDVDVKVRASNGGDIFFEVTLTDAWVWDIFRASRFIRSARVVSFKDVNVEELNKPDLSKEINFEH is encoded by the coding sequence ATGGGCGAGATTGAAAATTATGAGTCCGACGCGGAACTTGCGCTGTATCGTGAATACCGCGAAGTGGTGAACTTGTTCCGCTACGTCGTCGAAACTGAGCGGCGCTTTTACCTAGCAAATGATGTTGATGTGAAGGTGCGTGCCTCTAACGGAGGCGATATCTTCTTCGAAGTAACTCTCACCGACGCATGGGTATGGGATATTTTCCGAGCTTCACGCTTCATCCGTAGCGCACGAGTTGTGTCTTTCAAGGACGTTAACGTTGAGGAACTGAATAAGCCTGATCTGTCAAAGGAGATTAACTTCGAACACTGA
- a CDS encoding ribonuclease HII produces the protein MITPSRELERAALSALPDGAYVAGVDEVGRGALAGPVSVGIAVVGNETSESFPGRLRDSKQISAAVRQSLVEPVRDWVVGSAVGHASAEEIDQRGIIGGLRLAATRASAKLAEAGVNFDVVLLDGSHDWWSADSLFDIDGPPNVPVTMTVKGDASSAVIACASVLAKVERDALMVALDAVHPGYDWARNKGYASPAHIVALSKLGASEYHRRSWHLPGVEKE, from the coding sequence GTGATCACGCCTTCGCGCGAGCTTGAACGAGCGGCTCTGAGTGCTCTGCCGGATGGAGCCTACGTCGCCGGCGTTGACGAAGTCGGGCGGGGAGCACTCGCAGGTCCAGTATCTGTGGGGATCGCCGTCGTCGGCAACGAAACATCCGAGTCTTTCCCTGGCAGGCTGCGTGATTCGAAGCAGATCTCCGCTGCTGTTCGTCAGTCACTCGTTGAACCGGTTCGTGACTGGGTGGTTGGCAGTGCTGTTGGACATGCCAGTGCCGAGGAAATTGACCAACGCGGAATCATCGGGGGCCTTCGATTGGCAGCGACGCGTGCCTCAGCAAAACTTGCTGAGGCAGGAGTGAATTTTGATGTTGTCCTACTTGACGGCAGTCACGACTGGTGGAGTGCAGATTCGCTATTCGATATTGACGGACCACCCAATGTTCCAGTCACGATGACAGTGAAAGGTGACGCATCAAGTGCGGTGATCGCTTGTGCTTCGGTGCTCGCCAAAGTTGAGCGTGATGCATTGATGGTCGCCCTTGATGCCGTGCATCCAGGATACGATTGGGCAAGGAATAAGGGGTACGCATCGCCCGCGCATATCGTGGCTCTATCGAAGCTCGGGGCGAGTGAATATCACCGCAGGTCATGGCATCTTCCAGGTGTCGAAAAGGAGTAG
- the lepB gene encoding signal peptidase I gives MTESEAMPPSYPPPSKEEKAVESKKSMIAATVSFFLEFFTVLAIALLIAAVVKTYLLQAFEIPSESMENTLVPGDRIVVNKLAHDAASLHRGDVIVFVDPGGWLPDKPQYEQNPVSKAITSFGQAVGLLPQNVGDHLVKRVIGLPGDKVECCTADGKVTVNGKPITETYLKPGVKPSDEKFSVTVPQNHLWVMGDNRNRSADSRFHQNQSGFGFVPMDNVEGRAWLTIYPFNRFGRLSDHGSVFDGVPHP, from the coding sequence ATGACTGAGAGTGAAGCAATGCCACCCTCGTATCCGCCGCCCTCGAAAGAGGAAAAAGCTGTGGAGTCGAAGAAGTCGATGATTGCTGCAACAGTGTCATTCTTCCTCGAATTTTTTACTGTGCTTGCGATCGCTTTGTTGATCGCAGCGGTTGTCAAAACATATCTACTCCAGGCGTTTGAAATTCCATCGGAGTCGATGGAAAACACCCTTGTGCCTGGTGACCGTATCGTTGTCAACAAACTTGCTCACGACGCAGCATCTCTTCACCGTGGTGATGTTATTGTCTTCGTTGACCCGGGTGGGTGGCTGCCTGATAAGCCGCAGTACGAGCAGAACCCTGTATCGAAGGCGATCACGTCTTTTGGCCAGGCAGTTGGTTTGCTTCCGCAAAATGTTGGTGACCACCTGGTCAAGCGTGTCATCGGACTTCCCGGCGACAAGGTCGAATGTTGCACGGCTGACGGAAAGGTCACCGTCAATGGCAAGCCCATCACTGAAACCTATCTCAAACCGGGGGTCAAACCTTCTGATGAGAAGTTTTCGGTGACTGTGCCTCAGAATCATTTGTGGGTGATGGGCGATAATCGCAACCGTTCTGCAGATTCACGTTTCCACCAGAATCAGTCTGGTTTCGGCTTTGTGCCGATGGACAACGTTGAAGGCCGTGCATGGCTGACGATCTATCCTTTCAACCGATTCGGACGTCTGTCCGACCACGGCAGTGTATTTGACGGGGTTCCTCATCCGTGA
- the rplS gene encoding 50S ribosomal protein L19 → MSIISKIAEGQLKERPDFRAGDTVKVNVKVVEGNRHRIQVFQGVVIARKGGTGVGATFTVRKASFGVGVERQFPLHSPAVDSIEVVTRGDVRRAKLYYLRNLRGKAAKIKEKRD, encoded by the coding sequence ATGTCGATTATTTCGAAAATTGCGGAAGGTCAGCTCAAGGAGCGTCCGGATTTCCGTGCAGGTGATACTGTCAAGGTGAACGTGAAGGTTGTTGAAGGCAACCGTCACCGTATCCAGGTGTTCCAGGGTGTTGTGATCGCTCGTAAGGGCGGCACCGGCGTTGGCGCAACCTTCACCGTTCGTAAGGCGTCGTTCGGCGTGGGCGTGGAGCGTCAGTTCCCGCTGCACTCCCCGGCAGTCGATTCGATTGAAGTTGTGACCCGTGGCGATGTTCGCCGCGCGAAGCTGTACTACCTGCGCAACCTCCGCGGTAAGGCTGCGAAGATCAAGGAGAAGCGCGACTGA
- the trmD gene encoding tRNA (guanosine(37)-N1)-methyltransferase TrmD, with protein sequence MKFSILSVFPEFFSVLDLSLVGKARQRGIIDLQSRDLRDWTSDIHRTVDDTPAGGGAGMVMKPDVWKAAIDDVVGEMTGKRVVLAIPTPSGVPLTQATLDDLAHADHIVIACGRYEGIDSRVAEHYRESLEVREYSLGDYVLNGGEVAAVALVEGVSRLLPGMVGNPQSLVEESHGAAGLLEYPVYTRPANFCGREIPHVLMSGNHGAVARWRRDRALEKTADRRPDMIAALDNSQLDKKDRRTLAHLGWLVGKESHHPALARVGSATPEQLAALAGQTFIDACPRDMDRCVIDEFVTNNLSPKNFALYAQDPDAHVLALWAGNELIGYCVLFTPQGDEIAHEDEGAPTEYLTSANEPFGGASYLSKFYIARPWRGSGAAGLLMDAVLATASATHGPKHHSFIWLGTGVHNKRALQAYKKFGFDIAGRRTFTVGGQPNEDYVLARRVNLA encoded by the coding sequence GTGAAATTCTCTATCCTGTCGGTTTTCCCTGAGTTTTTCTCCGTCCTGGATCTCTCTCTTGTCGGAAAAGCACGCCAACGCGGCATTATTGATCTCCAGTCGCGAGACTTACGTGATTGGACGAGCGATATTCATCGCACTGTTGACGACACTCCTGCAGGCGGTGGCGCTGGCATGGTGATGAAGCCCGACGTATGGAAAGCAGCGATTGACGACGTCGTTGGGGAAATGACGGGAAAGCGCGTTGTGCTTGCGATTCCGACTCCCTCCGGAGTTCCCTTAACGCAGGCGACACTTGATGACTTAGCTCATGCCGATCATATTGTGATTGCGTGTGGACGATACGAGGGAATCGACTCTCGGGTAGCCGAACACTATCGCGAAAGCCTCGAAGTTCGTGAATATTCCCTTGGCGATTACGTTCTCAATGGTGGTGAAGTAGCCGCGGTGGCACTTGTTGAAGGTGTCTCGCGTCTGTTGCCAGGAATGGTAGGGAATCCCCAGTCGCTGGTGGAGGAGTCTCATGGAGCTGCTGGCCTCCTCGAATACCCGGTCTATACTCGCCCCGCTAATTTTTGCGGGCGAGAAATTCCGCATGTACTGATGAGCGGAAATCATGGTGCAGTAGCTCGCTGGCGACGCGATCGTGCGCTTGAAAAGACTGCTGATCGGCGTCCGGATATGATTGCGGCGCTTGATAATAGCCAGCTCGACAAGAAAGACCGGCGTACACTGGCCCACCTTGGATGGCTGGTAGGCAAAGAATCACACCATCCAGCCTTGGCGAGAGTCGGTTCAGCGACGCCGGAACAATTGGCAGCCCTTGCAGGCCAGACCTTTATTGATGCATGTCCGCGCGACATGGATCGTTGTGTGATCGACGAATTCGTCACGAACAATCTTTCCCCCAAGAATTTTGCATTGTATGCCCAGGATCCGGATGCGCATGTTCTGGCTTTGTGGGCCGGAAATGAGCTTATCGGTTACTGCGTGCTCTTCACGCCGCAAGGTGACGAGATCGCGCATGAAGATGAAGGCGCGCCCACCGAATATCTCACTAGCGCAAACGAGCCATTCGGCGGTGCTTCGTATCTGTCGAAGTTCTACATCGCCCGTCCATGGCGGGGAAGTGGAGCTGCTGGGTTACTGATGGACGCAGTATTAGCGACGGCGTCGGCAACCCACGGTCCAAAACATCATTCGTTCATCTGGCTCGGTACAGGGGTTCATAACAAGCGTGCCTTGCAGGCATATAAAAAATTTGGTTTCGATATTGCCGGACGCCGAACTTTCACTGTGGGTGGCCAACCTAACGAGGATTACGTGTTGGCTCGCCGCGTGAATTTGGCATAA
- the rimM gene encoding ribosome maturation factor RimM (Essential for efficient processing of 16S rRNA), with protein sequence MQLNVAIVGPAHGLKGEVKLNVRTDNPQHRLAPGAQLMTDPADAGPLTIERTREYKGVTYAKFAEVNTREEAETIRDVKLVIESETDESEENAWFPHQLKGLEALDPDGYELGIVIDVESHPAQDLLIVREPDGVITRVPFVWQIVTEVDLDDHCVVIDAPPGLFSEEELIVVDGSAEHNEKERKA encoded by the coding sequence ATGCAGCTCAATGTTGCGATCGTGGGCCCAGCTCACGGCTTAAAAGGCGAGGTCAAACTCAATGTGCGAACCGACAACCCGCAGCACAGATTGGCGCCAGGAGCACAGCTCATGACCGACCCTGCCGACGCTGGGCCACTGACAATTGAGCGCACCCGTGAGTACAAGGGCGTGACCTACGCAAAGTTTGCTGAAGTGAACACGCGTGAAGAAGCTGAGACGATTCGCGATGTAAAACTTGTGATTGAGTCGGAAACCGATGAAAGCGAAGAAAATGCCTGGTTCCCTCATCAGCTTAAAGGGCTTGAGGCCCTTGATCCTGACGGATACGAGCTCGGTATCGTCATTGACGTTGAATCGCATCCCGCTCAAGATTTGCTCATCGTTCGCGAGCCCGATGGCGTGATCACCCGAGTTCCCTTTGTCTGGCAAATTGTGACCGAGGTTGATCTCGATGATCATTGCGTTGTTATTGATGCCCCTCCAGGACTATTTTCTGAAGAAGAGCTCATCGTTGTTGACGGTTCTGCCGAGCACAATGAGAAGGAGCGCAAGGCGTGA
- a CDS encoding RNA-binding protein, with the protein MLADALEHLVRGIVDNPDDVEVSSRRTRRGDLLEIRVHPDDLGRVIGRNGRTAKSLRSVVNALADQSVRVDVIETDR; encoded by the coding sequence ATGCTTGCCGATGCTCTCGAGCACCTGGTCCGCGGAATCGTGGATAATCCCGATGACGTTGAGGTGTCCTCGCGCCGCACTCGTCGCGGAGACCTCCTTGAGATCCGCGTTCACCCCGATGATCTTGGGCGTGTGATTGGCCGCAATGGTCGTACCGCTAAATCATTGCGTTCTGTAGTGAATGCACTGGCAGATCAGTCGGTTCGTGTTGACGTGATTGAGACCGATCGCTAA
- the rpsP gene encoding 30S ribosomal protein S16 — protein MAVKIRLKRMGQIREPHYRVVVVDSRKKRDGRVIEEIGYYNPNTEPSVIDINSERAQYWISVGAQPSEAVLAQLKITGDWQAAKGLEGGSTLKVKETVDSDKAREEAVKAVQDEAEKQRAAKAAAKAKAEAEAAAAAEAEAGEATEAPTEETEEA, from the coding sequence GTGGCAGTCAAGATTCGTTTGAAGCGTATGGGCCAAATCCGTGAGCCCCACTACCGTGTTGTTGTCGTCGATTCGCGCAAGAAGCGCGATGGTCGCGTGATCGAAGAGATCGGCTACTACAACCCGAACACCGAGCCTTCGGTGATCGATATCAACTCTGAGCGCGCTCAGTACTGGATCTCCGTTGGCGCACAGCCGTCGGAGGCTGTTCTTGCGCAGCTGAAGATTACCGGCGACTGGCAGGCTGCTAAGGGCCTCGAGGGTGGCTCCACCCTGAAGGTCAAGGAAACCGTTGATTCGGACAAGGCTCGCGAGGAAGCTGTCAAAGCAGTCCAGGATGAGGCTGAGAAGCAGCGCGCTGCTAAGGCCGCCGCAAAGGCTAAGGCAGAAGCTGAAGCTGCTGCCGCAGCTGAGGCTGAGGCCGGCGAAGCAACCGAGGCTCCGACTGAGGAAACTGAGGAAGCCTGA
- a CDS encoding cation diffusion facilitator family transporter, translating into MAQNETVNLTKYAWLSVAVSMATIALKAGAYYVTGSVSLLSDALESIVNLVAAIVALIALMLAARPANARYTFGRSKAEYFSAAIEGSMIFVAAGLIIFTAAQRLFSPRPLENVGIGLLVSVLASVLNGIVSVILVRAGKRYSSPTLVADGKHLWTDVITSIGVVIGVALVWLTGWERLDPIVAILVGFNIIYVGYTLVTTSLAGLMDVTLPQEENQAIITVLKDFATDPTISFHGLQTRESGQQRMIKLDAQVPGTWTVREGHDFAHKVVCAIEEKIPNASVFVHIEPIEDPESYNDIPQGFVPLGFDGLVPIDLETGKPIRTQP; encoded by the coding sequence ATGGCACAAAACGAAACCGTTAATTTGACGAAGTATGCATGGCTCTCTGTCGCCGTCTCAATGGCAACGATTGCTCTGAAAGCAGGCGCATACTACGTTACCGGGTCAGTCTCGCTTCTCTCCGACGCGCTAGAATCAATCGTTAATCTGGTTGCAGCGATCGTCGCATTGATCGCTCTCATGCTCGCTGCACGCCCTGCGAACGCTCGCTACACATTCGGCCGGTCGAAAGCTGAATATTTTTCTGCGGCTATCGAGGGTTCGATGATTTTCGTTGCGGCAGGCCTCATCATTTTCACCGCTGCACAGCGACTTTTCAGCCCACGCCCACTAGAAAACGTCGGGATCGGTTTGCTGGTCTCCGTCCTTGCATCAGTGCTCAACGGTATTGTGTCAGTCATCCTTGTGCGTGCAGGTAAGCGTTATTCTTCCCCAACCCTCGTCGCGGATGGAAAGCATCTATGGACCGACGTCATCACATCAATCGGCGTTGTCATTGGCGTTGCTTTGGTGTGGCTCACTGGTTGGGAACGGCTCGATCCGATCGTTGCAATCCTTGTCGGTTTCAACATTATCTACGTCGGCTACACTCTCGTGACAACCTCACTTGCAGGGCTCATGGACGTGACTTTGCCCCAAGAGGAAAACCAGGCCATTATCACAGTTCTCAAGGACTTCGCTACGGACCCAACGATTTCTTTCCATGGACTCCAAACGCGTGAATCCGGTCAACAGCGTATGATCAAGCTCGATGCTCAGGTACCGGGCACCTGGACAGTCCGTGAAGGACACGATTTCGCGCACAAAGTGGTCTGCGCAATCGAGGAAAAGATCCCCAACGCTTCAGTTTTTGTCCATATCGAACCGATTGAAGATCCTGAGTCCTATAACGATATCCCCCAGGGGTTCGTTCCCCTCGGCTTCGATGGCCTCGTTCCGATTGACCTAGAAACAGGAAAACCCATCCGCACACAGCCATAG
- the ffh gene encoding signal recognition particle protein — MFNSLSDRITGSLRNLRKHGRLSESDVEAVISDIRRALLDADVALPVVRQFTASVREEATGALRNQALNPAQQVVKIVNEQLIDALGGQSRELNWAQSGPTVIMLAGLQGAGKTTLAGKLGKWFKDQGKKPLLVASDLQRPNAVNQLQVVGERAGVDVWAPQPGNGVGDPVDVARSGVQRGWDEFYDVVVVDTAGRLGIDEEMMEQARNIRDAVNPNETIFVLDAMVGQDAVNTSIAFRDGVGFTGVVLSKLDGDARGGAALSVRGVTGQPILFASTGEKLGDFERFHADRMASRILDMGDILTLIEQAEKTWSEDQALDMASKMTSGTFTLDDFLVQLAQLRKMGSMKKIMGMLPGMGQFRDQLEQFDERTIDRQVAIVQSMTKAERNDPKILNGSRRARIAKGSGTTVTEVNALVDRFEQAKKMMSRASRGGGMPGMPNIPGLPGVGGGFTKKQNKKTKKKSGSKKGRSGNPAKRRQQELAAQNETKGSPSGSAFAGNASQGDIDIDALKKFLR, encoded by the coding sequence ATGTTCAACTCGCTCTCTGATCGCATTACTGGATCACTGCGCAACTTGCGCAAACACGGACGGCTGTCGGAATCCGACGTCGAGGCGGTCATTTCTGACATCCGTCGTGCTCTGCTCGATGCTGACGTTGCCCTGCCGGTTGTCCGCCAGTTCACCGCGTCGGTGCGCGAGGAAGCGACGGGTGCTCTTCGCAACCAGGCGCTCAACCCTGCGCAGCAGGTCGTCAAGATTGTCAATGAACAGCTTATTGACGCTCTCGGTGGTCAGTCGCGTGAATTGAATTGGGCGCAATCTGGACCCACGGTAATCATGCTTGCTGGTCTCCAAGGTGCTGGTAAGACAACTCTTGCTGGAAAGCTTGGAAAGTGGTTCAAGGATCAGGGGAAGAAGCCACTTCTGGTTGCTTCCGATCTTCAGCGTCCCAACGCCGTTAACCAGCTCCAAGTAGTAGGCGAGCGTGCGGGAGTGGACGTCTGGGCCCCGCAACCTGGCAACGGCGTCGGTGATCCGGTGGATGTGGCGCGTAGCGGTGTGCAACGTGGCTGGGATGAGTTCTATGACGTGGTCGTCGTCGATACGGCTGGTCGCCTCGGTATCGACGAAGAGATGATGGAGCAGGCACGCAATATTCGCGATGCCGTCAATCCGAACGAAACCATCTTCGTGCTCGATGCGATGGTGGGTCAGGACGCAGTCAATACGTCGATCGCTTTCCGCGATGGCGTGGGCTTCACCGGCGTGGTGTTGTCCAAGCTCGACGGCGATGCTCGCGGTGGTGCGGCACTCTCGGTTCGCGGAGTAACAGGCCAGCCGATTCTGTTTGCCTCGACGGGTGAAAAACTGGGCGATTTCGAGCGTTTCCATGCTGACCGTATGGCCTCGCGAATCCTCGATATGGGGGATATCCTCACCCTCATCGAGCAGGCGGAGAAGACCTGGTCAGAAGATCAGGCCTTGGATATGGCCTCGAAGATGACGTCAGGAACATTCACTCTTGATGATTTCTTGGTTCAGCTTGCGCAGCTGCGCAAGATGGGCTCAATGAAGAAGATCATGGGGATGCTTCCCGGTATGGGGCAGTTCCGCGATCAGCTCGAACAATTCGATGAGCGCACTATCGATCGTCAGGTCGCGATTGTTCAGTCGATGACGAAGGCTGAGCGCAATGATCCGAAGATCTTGAACGGTTCGCGTCGCGCACGTATTGCCAAAGGTTCGGGAACGACAGTGACGGAAGTGAACGCCCTCGTTGATCGTTTCGAACAGGCAAAGAAGATGATGAGCCGTGCTTCGCGCGGGGGAGGTATGCCTGGAATGCCGAATATCCCTGGTCTGCCAGGGGTAGGCGGTGGCTTCACGAAGAAGCAAAACAAGAAAACGAAGAAGAAGTCCGGCTCGAAGAAGGGTCGTAGTGGTAATCCGGCAAAGCGCCGTCAGCAGGAACTGGCTGCTCAAAACGAGACCAAAGGTTCGCCGTCGGGGAGTGCATTCGCTGGGAATGCATCCCAGGGCGACATCGATATTGATGCTTTGAAGAAATTTTTGAGGTAG
- the ftsY gene encoding signal recognition particle-docking protein FtsY, which produces MNPTYLIFAIVGVLAVAGLAVVLIKKNRDVNSGQLPWEQSDSITSDVLEDHQVTETDELNAEPVQMPQVEAPESVPSRLQRLRARLARSGGMGSALLSVLSRGDLSAADWEELEETLLIADVGMDATTELLERLKTQMKVQGAGADAKAILRAELLELVGPDMDRSVHLEGKPASVLMVGVNGTGKTTTTGKLARVLVAEGKTVLLGAADTFRAAAAEQLTTWGERVGVEVVSADREGADPASVAYEAVAKGKETGTDVVLVDTAGRLQNKAGLMDELGKIKRVMEKTAPVSEVLLVLDATTGQNGMRQAEVFAEVTGITGIVLTKLDGTAKGGIVISVQKALGVPVKFVGLGEGADDLAPFSPKDFVDSILA; this is translated from the coding sequence GTGAACCCTACCTATTTAATTTTTGCAATCGTTGGTGTGCTGGCAGTGGCTGGCCTCGCTGTGGTTCTGATAAAGAAGAACCGTGATGTGAACTCCGGGCAGTTGCCGTGGGAGCAATCTGACTCGATCACGAGCGACGTCCTCGAGGACCATCAGGTCACTGAAACGGATGAGCTGAATGCTGAGCCTGTGCAGATGCCGCAGGTGGAGGCACCCGAATCGGTTCCGTCGCGTTTGCAACGTCTTCGTGCTCGCTTGGCCCGCTCTGGCGGAATGGGCTCCGCTCTGCTCTCCGTACTTTCGCGTGGTGATTTGTCCGCTGCTGATTGGGAAGAGCTTGAAGAAACTCTCCTCATTGCCGACGTCGGTATGGATGCGACGACGGAACTTCTGGAGCGTTTGAAGACACAAATGAAGGTTCAGGGAGCAGGCGCAGACGCGAAGGCAATTTTGCGTGCTGAACTCCTCGAACTCGTCGGCCCGGATATGGATCGCTCTGTTCATCTTGAGGGTAAACCTGCTTCCGTGCTCATGGTCGGAGTGAACGGCACAGGCAAGACCACGACTACAGGCAAACTTGCACGTGTGCTGGTTGCCGAAGGAAAAACAGTGCTCCTTGGCGCCGCTGATACGTTCCGTGCGGCCGCAGCTGAACAGCTCACCACCTGGGGCGAGCGCGTGGGTGTGGAAGTTGTTTCTGCTGATCGCGAAGGCGCTGATCCTGCGTCGGTAGCGTATGAAGCGGTGGCGAAGGGCAAGGAAACTGGGACGGATGTCGTTCTCGTCGATACTGCAGGGCGTTTGCAGAACAAAGCTGGTCTCATGGACGAGCTCGGGAAGATCAAGCGCGTCATGGAGAAAACTGCACCAGTGAGCGAAGTTCTCCTGGTTCTTGACGCCACCACCGGACAGAATGGTATGCGTCAGGCTGAGGTATTCGCCGAGGTCACAGGAATTACGGGTATTGTTTTGACCAAGCTTGATGGTACGGCAAAGGGCGGTATTGTGATTTCGGTTCAAAAGGCTCTGGGTGTGCCAGTGAAGTTTGTCGGTCTGGGAGAAGGCGCCGATGATTTGGCTCCATTCAGCCCCAAGGATTTTGTGGATTCCATCCTGGCATAA
- a CDS encoding ABC transporter ATP-binding protein, which produces MDTWKGTVMSETLDLSHVSCGFSSELFEPISFSLLPGTSISITGRSGVGKSTLLATILGIYRPLQGKIMVGGTDIHSLGKRQLARLRSQMIGTIFQGGALLAEYDALANVMLPRVSWDRHDSHAQEKARELLVHLDVDPMALANNLSGGEKSRVALARALINDPQIILADEPTAALDPQLSSEVTELIFSLTREHKCALVIVTHDPILAAKTDFTVNLIPRTQS; this is translated from the coding sequence ATGGATACCTGGAAAGGAACAGTTATGAGTGAGACATTAGACCTTTCACACGTCAGCTGTGGTTTTTCTTCAGAACTTTTTGAACCAATTTCTTTCTCTCTTCTACCTGGCACAAGCATCTCAATCACAGGAAGATCTGGCGTTGGGAAAAGCACTCTGTTAGCCACAATCCTCGGCATTTACCGCCCACTACAAGGAAAAATCATGGTTGGCGGAACCGATATCCATTCGCTTGGAAAACGACAGCTAGCCCGCCTTCGCAGTCAAATGATTGGAACAATATTTCAAGGCGGCGCGTTGCTCGCAGAATATGATGCTTTAGCAAATGTTATGCTGCCACGTGTGTCATGGGATCGGCATGATTCACATGCTCAGGAAAAAGCACGTGAGCTACTTGTGCATCTCGATGTTGATCCGATGGCTCTTGCAAACAACCTTTCTGGAGGCGAAAAATCGCGCGTCGCCTTGGCACGAGCTTTAATTAATGATCCACAAATAATCCTTGCAGATGAACCCACAGCTGCGTTAGATCCACAGCTGTCTAGTGAAGTCACCGAACTTATCTTCTCACTGACACGCGAACACAAATGTGCTCTCGTCATCGTTACTCACGATCCCATACTTGCTGCAAAAACAGATTTTACGGTGAATTTAATCCCACGCACGCAATCATGA